In Dama dama isolate Ldn47 chromosome 9, ASM3311817v1, whole genome shotgun sequence, the following proteins share a genomic window:
- the LOC133062760 gene encoding olfactory receptor 7E178-like gives MYLVTMLGNLLIILAVTSDPHLHTPMYFFLTNLSLADISFISTTVPKMIVDIQTHSRVISYEGCLTQMSLIILFGCMDSMLLSVMAYDRFVAICHPLHYTIIMNPRTCCIFILLSFFVSLLDSQMHNVTVLQLTCFKDVEISSFFCDPSQLLNLGCSDTFMNNIVSYIIVAISGFLPTSGIFFSYYKILVSILKVPSSSGMYKAFATCGSHLTVVCLFYGTALGVYLSSAISLSPRKDAAASVVYTVVTPMLNPFIYSLRNKDIKKAMWRFLSRTISA, from the coding sequence ATGTACCTGGTCACCATGCTGGGGAATCTACTTATCATTCTGGCCGTCACCTCtgacccccacctccacacccccatgtacttcttcctcaccAATCTGTCTTTGGCTGATATCAGTTTCATCTCCACCACCGTCCCCAAGATGATTGTGGACATCCAAACTCACAGCAGAGTCATTTCCTATGAAGGCTGCCTGACACAGATGTCTCTTATTATCCTTTTTGGGTGTATGGATAGTATGCTTCTGTCTGTGATGGCTTATGACAGGTTTGTGGCCATTTGTCACCCACTGCACTATACAATCATCATGAACCCACGCACCTGTTGCATCtttattttgttgtctttttttgttaGCCTTTTGGACTCCCAGATGCATAATGTGACTGTGTTACAACTTACCTGCTTCAAGGATGTAGAAATTTCTAGTTTCTTCTGTGACCCTTCTCAGCTGCTCAACCTTGGCTGTTCTGATACTTTCATGAATAATATAGTCAGCTATATTATCGTTGCCATCTCTGGTTTTCTCCCTACATCAGGAatctttttctcttattataaAATTCTTGTCTCCATTCTGAAAGTCCCCTCATCAAGCGGGATGTATAAGGCCTTTGCCACCTGTGGCTCTCACCTGACAGTGGTTTGCTTGTTTTATGGAACAGCCCTGGGGGTGTACCTCAGCTCAGCCATCTCCCTTTCTCCAAGGAAGGATGCAGCAGCCTCAGTGGTGTACACTGTGGTCACCCCCATGCTAAACCCCTTCATCTATAGTCTGAGGAACAAAGACATCAAAAAGGCCATGTGGAGGTTCCTCAGCAGAACAATCTCAGCTTAG